A genomic segment from Bradyrhizobium sp. CB1015 encodes:
- the serA gene encoding phosphoglycerate dehydrogenase, translating to MSAPGQSPERSAKALLLEGVNDSAVDLFRGAGFTNVERLTKALDGAELRRALEGVSLLGIRSRTQITDEVLGAADQLLAVGCFSVGTNQVELSAARKRGIPVFNAPFSNTRSVAELVIGEIVMLLRRIFPRSVSAHAGGWDKSAAGSREVRGRTLGIVGYGNIGSQLSTLAEAMGMRVIYFDRTDKLRHGNTEPVEKLEELLAQSDVVSLHVPETPETAGMIGEKELRAMKSGSFLINNSRGTVVDLDALARALRDGHLAGAAVDVFPVEPSSNADRFKSPIQGLENVILTPHIGGSTEEAQERIGGEVARKLVDYFITGSTMGAVNFPEVQLHLRPSGARFSHVHRNVPGMLRRLNEVFLQRDINIAAQYLETAGDLGYVVLDADLGGQDSGELLQQIRGLEGTVGARLVFEH from the coding sequence ATGTCCGCCCCAGGCCAAAGCCCTGAGCGAAGCGCCAAGGCGCTGCTGCTCGAAGGCGTCAATGATAGCGCTGTCGACCTTTTCAGGGGCGCGGGCTTCACCAATGTCGAGCGGCTGACCAAGGCGCTGGACGGCGCGGAGCTGCGGCGCGCGCTCGAGGGCGTGTCGCTGCTCGGCATCCGTTCGCGCACCCAGATCACCGATGAGGTGCTCGGGGCGGCCGACCAGCTTCTCGCGGTCGGCTGCTTCAGCGTCGGCACCAACCAGGTCGAGCTTTCGGCGGCGCGCAAGCGCGGTATTCCCGTCTTCAACGCCCCGTTCTCCAACACGCGCAGCGTCGCCGAGCTCGTCATCGGCGAGATCGTGATGCTGCTGCGGCGGATCTTTCCGCGTTCGGTGTCGGCCCATGCCGGGGGCTGGGATAAGTCGGCGGCCGGCAGCCGCGAGGTGCGCGGCCGCACGCTCGGCATCGTCGGCTACGGCAATATCGGCTCGCAGCTCTCGACGCTCGCCGAGGCCATGGGCATGCGCGTGATCTATTTCGACCGCACCGACAAGCTTCGCCACGGCAACACCGAGCCGGTCGAGAAGCTGGAAGAGCTGCTGGCGCAGAGCGACGTCGTCAGCCTGCACGTGCCGGAGACGCCTGAGACTGCGGGCATGATCGGCGAGAAGGAGCTGCGGGCGATGAAATCAGGCTCGTTCCTGATCAACAACAGCCGCGGCACCGTGGTCGATCTCGATGCGCTGGCGCGTGCCCTGCGCGATGGCCATCTCGCCGGTGCGGCGGTCGACGTCTTTCCCGTCGAGCCTTCGTCCAATGCCGATCGTTTCAAGAGTCCCATTCAGGGCCTCGAGAACGTCATCCTCACCCCGCATATCGGCGGCTCGACCGAAGAGGCGCAGGAGCGGATCGGCGGCGAGGTGGCGCGCAAGCTGGTCGACTATTTCATCACCGGCTCGACCATGGGCGCGGTGAACTTCCCGGAGGTGCAGCTGCATCTTCGTCCCTCCGGCGCACGCTTCAGCCATGTCCATCGCAACGTGCCGGGCATGTTGCGGCGGCTGAACGAGGTCTTCCTCCAGCGCGACATCAACATCGCCGCGCAATATCTGGAGACCGCCGGCGACCTCGGCTACGTCGTGCTCGACGCCGATCTCGGTGGTCAGGATTCCGGCGAGCTGCTGCAGCAGATCCGCGGCCTCGAGGGAACGGTCGGCGCGCGGCTGGTGTTCGAGCATTAG
- a CDS encoding MarR family winged helix-turn-helix transcriptional regulator, whose translation MRNNDAGARHHRLIYLLSVAHRRLQRWMAARPESEVTPAQAGLLFILGRQDGVLMGEAGAALDLGPAGISGLVDRSAGARLVERRADREDGRAFRIWLTPKGRTALAQAKASAAEVNAALTEGFTAAEIDVVARWLTSIQDKFPRSSDE comes from the coding sequence ATGCGAAATAATGACGCCGGCGCGAGGCACCATCGGCTGATCTACCTGCTGAGTGTCGCCCATCGCCGGCTGCAGCGCTGGATGGCGGCGCGGCCCGAAAGCGAGGTGACGCCGGCGCAGGCGGGGCTGCTGTTCATCCTCGGCAGGCAGGATGGCGTGCTGATGGGCGAGGCGGGCGCGGCACTCGATCTCGGGCCGGCCGGCATTTCCGGCCTCGTCGACCGCAGCGCTGGGGCGAGGCTGGTCGAGCGGCGGGCCGACCGCGAGGATGGCCGCGCCTTTCGCATCTGGTTGACGCCGAAGGGGCGCACCGCGCTGGCACAGGCGAAAGCGAGCGCGGCGGAGGTCAATGCGGCGCTGACAGAAGGATTCACCGCCGCGGAAATCGACGTCGTCGCACGCTGGCTGACGAGCATTCAGGACAAGTTTCCAAGAAGTTCAGACGAATAA
- a CDS encoding rhodanese-like domain-containing protein: MKLPTITPADIRRALLLREEIALLDVRYEAAFATGHPLFAANMAADRIAIEAEVRLPRKDVAIVLYDDGEGLVASGTERLAALGYTNVSALDGRLQAWRDAGFEVFEDVNSYSKAFGELVESRRHTPSLSADEVAKLIADKANIAILDVRRFDEYATMNIPGSVSVPGAELVLRAGQAAPDPETTIIVNCAGRTRSIIGTQSLINAGVPNKVRALRNGTIGWTLARHALDHGADRRGAIGPFEGGPANARDVAYRAGVRHIGANEMATLVAETHRTLYRFDVRDAEDYAAGHLPGFRHYPGGQLVQETDMAAPVRGARIVLTDDRSVRADMTASWLAQMGWEVYVLEGGYDGALEVGPPQVLPKPDPAHRYRRPYEGTDVAESAMQAYLDWEYGLVEQLRRDGTHGFYVI, from the coding sequence ATGAAGCTTCCGACCATCACCCCCGCCGATATCCGCCGCGCGCTGCTTCTGCGCGAGGAGATCGCGCTGCTCGATGTCCGATATGAGGCTGCTTTTGCCACCGGCCATCCGCTGTTCGCCGCCAACATGGCCGCCGACCGGATTGCGATCGAGGCCGAGGTGCGGCTGCCGCGCAAGGACGTTGCGATCGTGCTCTATGATGACGGCGAGGGGCTGGTCGCGTCCGGCACCGAACGTCTGGCCGCACTCGGCTACACCAATGTCAGCGCACTCGACGGCAGGCTGCAGGCGTGGCGCGATGCGGGCTTCGAGGTGTTCGAGGACGTGAACTCGTACTCCAAGGCCTTCGGTGAGCTGGTCGAGTCGCGCCGCCACACGCCCTCGCTGAGCGCCGACGAGGTGGCAAAGCTCATCGCCGACAAGGCCAATATCGCCATCCTCGACGTCCGCCGTTTCGACGAATATGCGACCATGAACATCCCGGGCTCGGTCAGCGTGCCCGGCGCGGAACTGGTGCTGCGGGCGGGGCAGGCTGCGCCCGACCCCGAAACGACGATCATCGTCAATTGCGCGGGCCGCACCCGCTCGATCATCGGCACGCAGTCGCTGATCAATGCCGGCGTGCCGAACAAGGTGCGGGCGCTGCGCAACGGCACCATCGGCTGGACGCTGGCCCGGCATGCGCTCGATCACGGTGCCGACAGGCGCGGCGCGATCGGCCCGTTCGAGGGCGGCCCGGCCAATGCCCGCGATGTCGCCTATCGCGCCGGTGTCCGCCATATCGGAGCGAACGAGATGGCTACGCTGGTCGCAGAGACCCATCGCACGCTCTATCGCTTCGACGTGCGCGACGCCGAGGACTATGCGGCCGGTCATCTCCCCGGCTTCCGCCATTATCCCGGCGGCCAGCTCGTGCAGGAAACCGACATGGCGGCGCCCGTGCGCGGCGCACGCATCGTGCTGACCGACGACAGGAGCGTCCGCGCCGACATGACGGCGTCGTGGCTGGCGCAGATGGGCTGGGAGGTCTACGTGCTCGAAGGCGGCTATGACGGCGCGCTCGAGGTCGGCCCACCGCAGGTCTTGCCGAAGCCCGATCCGGCACATCGCTACCGGCGGCCTTATGAAGGCACCGATGTGGCGGAATCCGCGATGCAGGCCTATCTTGATTGGGAATACGGTCTCGTCGAGCAGCTCCGCCGCGACGGCACGCACGGGTTCTATGTGATTTGA
- a CDS encoding PepSY domain-containing protein yields MAVRPGHMIKAVLLQVHSIAGLVLALLLAMIALTGAIMSFEDEILDHLNAGIMHVAPREMPALMPDELVERLKAGQDISQVSAVLLSSDPAAAVRVRFARDEQGARPNSLYVDPYDARVLGAPRGEEFFATVRKLHRWLLISGDARGWGRQITGVAALGLIVMLVSGLVLRWPRRARSLKMWLKPNLDLSGRGLHRSLHAVIGTWALPVYLVMTLTGLWYSFDWYKDGVVWLLSRPEVSAAKMQPKMSAKAPRAARSEPAQPIGFDLAWTTFRREEGGRFARALLTLPPSPGTAIRIRSWGKDSTLDTTRDEFRIDAVTGQVASAERYADKSFGEKIIANVLDIHRGAVLGWPGKLAFMIAAALMPLFSVTGILLYLSRRKLRRPSQAPLGQLVPGE; encoded by the coding sequence ATGGCAGTACGGCCGGGGCACATGATCAAAGCCGTCCTGCTCCAGGTCCATTCCATCGCGGGCCTGGTGCTCGCGCTGCTGCTCGCTATGATCGCGCTTACCGGCGCGATCATGAGTTTTGAGGACGAGATCCTCGATCATCTCAACGCCGGCATCATGCATGTCGCACCGCGCGAGATGCCGGCGCTGATGCCGGACGAGCTGGTCGAGCGGCTGAAGGCGGGGCAGGACATCAGCCAGGTTTCGGCCGTCTTGCTGTCGAGCGATCCGGCCGCCGCCGTGCGCGTCCGCTTCGCGCGCGACGAGCAGGGCGCGCGGCCCAATTCGCTCTATGTCGACCCCTATGATGCGCGCGTGCTCGGTGCGCCGCGCGGCGAGGAGTTTTTCGCGACGGTGCGGAAGCTGCATCGCTGGCTGCTGATATCAGGCGATGCCAGGGGCTGGGGCCGCCAGATCACCGGTGTGGCCGCGCTCGGCCTGATCGTCATGCTGGTCTCGGGTCTCGTGCTACGCTGGCCACGTCGCGCGCGCAGCCTGAAGATGTGGCTCAAGCCCAATCTCGATCTCAGCGGGCGCGGGCTGCATCGCTCGCTGCATGCGGTCATCGGCACCTGGGCGCTTCCGGTCTATCTGGTGATGACGCTCACCGGGCTCTGGTACTCGTTCGACTGGTACAAGGACGGCGTCGTCTGGCTGCTGTCGCGTCCGGAAGTCTCTGCTGCGAAGATGCAGCCAAAGATGTCAGCGAAGGCGCCGCGTGCGGCCCGTTCCGAGCCGGCCCAGCCGATCGGGTTCGATCTGGCCTGGACGACGTTCCGGCGTGAGGAGGGTGGCCGCTTTGCCAGAGCCTTGCTGACGCTGCCGCCCAGCCCCGGCACGGCGATACGGATCCGGTCGTGGGGGAAGGATTCGACGCTCGACACCACGCGCGATGAATTCCGCATCGATGCCGTCACCGGTCAGGTCGCCTCCGCCGAACGTTACGCCGACAAGTCGTTCGGCGAGAAGATCATCGCCAACGTGCTCGATATCCATCGCGGCGCGGTCCTGGGCTGGCCTGGCAAGCTCGCCTTCATGATCGCCGCGGCCCTGATGCCGCTGTTCTCGGTCACCGGCATCTTGCTCTATCTGTCGCGCCGCAAGCTGCGGCGCCCGTCGCAGGCGCCGCTGGGGCAGCTCGTTCCGGGGGAGTGA
- a CDS encoding enoyl-CoA hydratase — protein MTEHVRIENSGGILTLTLARPDKKNALTDAMYGKLADTIEAAELDPSARVILIRGEGDMFTAGNDVGEFAAVAAGKSEGSRNVVRFIQSLARCTRPLVAAVQGRAVGVGTTMLLHCDLVVLADNAQLSTPFVSLALVPEAASSLLMPARIGHARAYEMFALGETVPAKSALEWGLANRVVPLDKLDAEALALAQRLARQPAGALIATKRLMRNGEALVAQMQAEGEQFAQRLRTAEAREAFTAFAERRPPDFTKVA, from the coding sequence ATGACCGAGCACGTCCGGATCGAGAATAGCGGCGGAATTCTCACCCTCACGCTGGCGCGTCCCGACAAGAAGAACGCGCTGACCGATGCGATGTACGGCAAGCTCGCCGACACGATCGAAGCCGCCGAGCTCGACCCATCCGCCCGCGTGATCCTGATCCGCGGCGAGGGCGACATGTTCACCGCCGGCAACGACGTCGGCGAGTTCGCGGCTGTCGCGGCCGGCAAGTCCGAAGGCAGCCGCAACGTGGTGCGTTTCATCCAGTCGCTGGCGCGCTGCACCCGGCCGCTGGTCGCAGCCGTTCAGGGCCGTGCCGTCGGCGTCGGCACCACGATGCTGCTGCATTGCGATCTCGTCGTGCTCGCCGACAACGCGCAATTGTCGACGCCGTTCGTCAGCCTCGCGCTGGTGCCTGAAGCCGCCTCCAGCCTGTTGATGCCGGCGCGCATCGGCCACGCCCGCGCCTACGAGATGTTCGCGCTTGGCGAAACCGTGCCGGCCAAGTCGGCACTGGAATGGGGCCTCGCCAACCGCGTGGTGCCGCTCGACAAGCTCGATGCCGAGGCACTTGCGCTGGCGCAGCGTCTCGCCCGCCAGCCGGCCGGGGCCCTCATCGCGACCAAGCGGCTGATGCGCAACGGCGAGGCGCTGGTCGCGCAGATGCAAGCCGAAGGCGAGCAGTTCGCGCAGCGCCTGCGCACCGCCGAAGCGCGCGAGGCGTTTACGGCGTTTGCGGAGCGCCGCCCCCCGGATTTCACCAAGGTGGCGTGA
- a CDS encoding YwqG family protein: MARSEQDELEETALPAVLVRRSDLPVPLSHPSRSFFGGLPKLPPQFDWPAAEVRASEELEAVALTFVAQIDLADVPGAGWSPLPTRGTLYFFCSSAFVGEGHPPCRVLYSPRDGGAYPDRAPPPDLMPLAGTNGDYQVKWLDPNQDLHSRVEFKYPISFRPFRDFYFREDAVGGELMVRELRKALGPGEPHRNDLLKFRSVAEYGKDEDWPFNWLLITFVVRSVLSHVQDDLKRGFYGKPLTAESIVELQHLRAGAVGWLERCRALTPMDDVDPDIKASFRSWWFNVVHAYKKLDGQVRTYARTIVDDLGNAINHTVRCMATHDTDISDHAPSSYVTNLVRQNRWKTPSVDEGARRHFRTALHQMLGYGSGPQDSTEVHLEDVLLLQIQGDPAFFNWHANIGGVLHFWIDRDALVQRDFSNVVATYECD, encoded by the coding sequence ATGGCGCGGTCCGAACAAGACGAGCTTGAAGAAACGGCGCTGCCTGCGGTGCTCGTCCGACGTAGTGATTTGCCCGTGCCTCTGAGCCATCCATCCCGGAGCTTCTTCGGCGGGCTTCCCAAGTTGCCGCCGCAATTTGATTGGCCGGCGGCAGAGGTCAGGGCATCTGAAGAGCTGGAAGCAGTTGCGCTCACATTCGTAGCTCAAATTGACCTGGCTGACGTGCCTGGCGCCGGCTGGTCGCCGCTTCCGACGCGGGGCACCCTCTATTTCTTCTGCAGCTCTGCATTTGTTGGCGAAGGACATCCTCCCTGCCGCGTACTTTATAGTCCGAGGGACGGTGGCGCGTATCCCGACCGAGCGCCGCCGCCGGATCTGATGCCGTTGGCAGGCACCAACGGTGATTACCAGGTCAAATGGCTCGATCCCAACCAAGATCTTCATTCCAGGGTCGAGTTCAAATATCCGATCTCCTTCCGACCGTTCCGCGACTTCTACTTCCGGGAGGACGCCGTCGGAGGGGAGCTTATGGTCAGAGAATTGCGTAAGGCGCTGGGTCCGGGCGAGCCGCACCGGAATGATCTGCTCAAATTCCGCAGCGTCGCCGAATACGGGAAGGACGAGGATTGGCCCTTTAACTGGCTCCTGATCACCTTCGTGGTCCGGTCGGTCTTGTCGCACGTCCAAGACGATCTGAAGCGTGGATTTTACGGCAAGCCGCTCACCGCCGAATCAATTGTGGAATTGCAGCACCTTCGCGCTGGTGCAGTCGGGTGGCTCGAACGATGTCGGGCGCTTACCCCAATGGATGACGTTGACCCGGATATAAAGGCGAGCTTCAGATCCTGGTGGTTCAACGTTGTGCATGCCTACAAGAAGCTGGACGGGCAGGTGCGCACATATGCGCGTACAATCGTGGACGACCTCGGCAATGCCATCAACCATACGGTCCGCTGCATGGCGACTCACGATACCGATATTTCCGACCACGCGCCCTCCAGCTACGTCACGAACCTGGTGCGGCAGAACCGCTGGAAGACCCCGAGCGTGGACGAGGGCGCGCGCCGTCACTTCAGAACAGCGCTTCATCAGATGCTGGGATACGGGAGCGGCCCGCAAGATTCGACCGAGGTGCACCTGGAAGACGTGTTGTTACTTCAAATTCAGGGTGATCCCGCTTTCTTCAATTGGCACGCCAACATTGGTGGCGTGCTCCATTTCTGGATCGATCGCGATGCTCTTGTCCAACGCGACTTCTCGAACGTCGTCGCCACATACGAGTGCGACTAG
- a CDS encoding TonB-dependent siderophore receptor: MKVRAFVDGCVSGHRTRAGKSRAGLLIGAAVLLAESPSNTTSAQAQSALPPVTVEAPAPRPKPARASDQSSRRNQAVARRQSSRNPAPATPTLSERAAAEAAAQQAAKLGYRAMPSATTLRSGASPLDTSQSVNVVPAQVLKDQLPRNIDDALVNISGITQTNTLAGTQDAVIRRGFGDNRDGSIMRNGMPLVQGRSLNAAVESVEVLKGPASLLYGIMDPGGIVNTISKRPELYQHGSVTLLGSAYANNRNGADGTLDVTGPIGDGGLAYRFIGYGVSEDYWRNFGRHREMLVNPSLAWYGDTTTVQLTYEHREFITPFDRGTAFVNGAPLAIPKTRRLDEPFNNMWGTSDLIQGSVEQKLDDNWKVTAAYSYNTETYSANQLRITGVNAKTGVETRSNDGTRNSLSNASYGTSYLQGDVWVGGFRNEILFGGEALYRTIDRHDLIRQATPSFNFYNPVYGLVTPGTTVSPTDSEQTDKLGTRGFFAQDTFHVTNWLSVVGGVRWMEYEQLAGKGRPNFVTNTSLSGDKVLPLGGVIFKLNDQLSYYVSYTQSLKPTSTIAPFTGAPVGFVVDSTILPEEGTQWETGVKFDVNKRLSGTLAVYDIEKKNVLVSDPFANGTVLVRTSAKARSRGVELDVTGKLTDDWSMIGSYGYTDARLENDPVNGNAKLLNAAMNTASLYLVYDFGDKLPGRLRLGGGAHYVGDRPGDSANKFFLPAYTVADIFATYDTRVDNLPVTYQFNVKNLFDKLYYTSSTGNALNVAIGDARRFSLSATVKF; this comes from the coding sequence ATGAAAGTGCGTGCCTTCGTGGATGGCTGCGTCAGCGGCCATCGAACTCGTGCCGGCAAGAGCCGCGCAGGTCTTCTCATCGGTGCGGCGGTGCTGCTTGCCGAAAGCCCCTCCAACACGACGAGCGCGCAGGCGCAATCGGCTCTGCCGCCGGTGACGGTTGAAGCGCCGGCGCCGCGGCCGAAGCCGGCCCGTGCATCGGATCAGTCGTCACGCCGCAACCAAGCCGTCGCGCGCCGCCAATCCAGTCGCAATCCCGCACCCGCGACACCGACGCTGTCGGAGCGCGCCGCCGCCGAAGCCGCCGCGCAACAGGCCGCCAAGCTCGGCTATCGTGCGATGCCGAGCGCGACCACGCTGCGCAGCGGCGCCTCGCCGCTCGACACCTCGCAGTCCGTCAACGTCGTTCCTGCGCAGGTGCTGAAGGACCAGCTCCCGCGCAATATTGACGACGCGCTCGTCAATATCTCCGGCATCACCCAGACCAACACGCTCGCCGGCACGCAGGACGCCGTGATCCGCCGTGGCTTCGGCGACAATCGCGACGGCTCGATCATGCGCAACGGCATGCCGCTGGTGCAGGGGCGCAGCCTCAATGCTGCGGTCGAAAGCGTCGAGGTGCTGAAGGGCCCGGCCTCGCTGCTCTACGGCATCATGGATCCCGGCGGCATCGTCAACACCATCAGCAAGCGGCCCGAGCTCTATCAGCACGGTTCGGTCACGCTACTCGGCTCGGCCTACGCGAATAACCGGAACGGAGCCGACGGCACGCTCGACGTCACCGGTCCGATCGGCGACGGCGGTCTCGCCTATCGCTTCATCGGCTACGGCGTCAGCGAGGACTATTGGCGCAATTTCGGCCGCCACAGGGAAATGCTGGTGAATCCGTCGCTGGCCTGGTACGGCGACACCACGACGGTCCAGCTCACCTATGAGCACCGCGAGTTCATCACTCCGTTCGACCGCGGCACCGCTTTCGTCAACGGCGCTCCGCTGGCGATCCCGAAGACGCGCCGGCTCGACGAGCCCTTCAACAACATGTGGGGCACTTCCGACCTGATCCAGGGCTCGGTCGAGCAGAAGCTGGACGACAATTGGAAGGTCACGGCGGCCTACAGCTACAACACCGAGACCTACAGCGCCAATCAGCTTCGCATCACCGGCGTCAACGCCAAGACCGGCGTCGAGACCCGCAGCAACGACGGCACTCGGAACTCGCTGAGCAACGCCAGCTACGGCACCTCCTATCTCCAGGGTGACGTCTGGGTGGGTGGCTTCCGCAACGAAATCCTGTTCGGGGGCGAGGCGCTGTACCGCACGATCGACCGTCACGATTTGATCCGCCAGGCGACCCCGAGCTTCAATTTCTACAACCCCGTTTACGGACTGGTCACACCGGGCACGACCGTTTCGCCGACCGACAGCGAGCAGACCGACAAGCTCGGCACCCGTGGCTTCTTCGCCCAGGACACCTTCCACGTGACCAACTGGCTGTCGGTGGTCGGCGGCGTGCGCTGGATGGAATACGAACAGCTCGCTGGAAAGGGCCGGCCGAACTTCGTCACGAACACCAGCCTGTCGGGCGACAAGGTGCTGCCGCTCGGCGGCGTCATCTTCAAGCTGAACGACCAGCTCTCCTACTACGTGAGCTACACGCAGTCGCTGAAGCCGACCTCAACCATCGCGCCCTTCACCGGTGCTCCCGTCGGCTTCGTCGTCGACTCCACCATCCTGCCCGAAGAGGGCACCCAATGGGAGACTGGCGTCAAGTTCGACGTCAACAAGCGGCTGTCCGGCACGCTGGCGGTCTACGACATCGAGAAGAAGAACGTGCTGGTCTCCGACCCTTTTGCGAACGGCACGGTCTTGGTACGAACCTCTGCGAAGGCGCGGTCGCGCGGCGTCGAGTTGGACGTGACCGGCAAGCTGACCGACGATTGGAGCATGATCGGAAGCTACGGCTACACCGATGCCCGCCTGGAGAACGATCCCGTCAACGGCAACGCCAAGCTGCTGAATGCCGCGATGAACACGGCTTCGCTCTATCTCGTCTACGATTTCGGCGACAAGCTGCCCGGACGCCTGCGGCTCGGCGGCGGCGCGCACTATGTCGGTGACAGGCCGGGCGATTCCGCCAACAAGTTTTTCTTGCCGGCCTATACCGTCGCGGACATTTTTGCGACTTACGACACGAGGGTCGACAATCTGCCGGTGACCTATCAGTTCAACGTCAAGAACCTGTTCGACAAGCTCTACTATACGTCCAGCACCGGAAACGCGCTCAACGTCGCTATCGGCGACGCGCGGCGCTTCTCGCTGTCGGCAACGGTGAAATTCTAG
- a CDS encoding methyl-accepting chemotaxis protein, protein MSIFKKSVSTLLLVLMTLLAAGALTSTAIQMVGAFGRYSDSLETARLANADKSIFHGVVALRSNRGDAQSALLGEDDARAKLGAAEKAEQAGFDAISAALSTVEFASRDELAGTLKQRWNEAAPKFQLFYDEAKLPRAERKLERTAAWYDAVTKVIETANLASTAVSNRAWMNDPYIARMIQARRLAWQVRDRYGIQCSTLRPNVNASKPLDETQKQTVAGWNGVVTAGWAGMEELLATPDVAAELVNTVKEARAKTDGALKQIGELTKGFDGSGRPAMPASEWNALCQSPFASIVAVANKALDLSIARAEAVQAKALTNLIVQSFAFLLALAVTLAGVFVVRNRLMRPVRAILDAIARISARDYATPVPQSRHPDEFGTMAAALESLRESAATAERLGKERESQQALQLARSGTVDAACRSFDDTVQAVIQSVAASTRELDATASGVRSLVTESSSQTAAVSSAAEQATNNLETIAAATEELSASVGEISAQVQSSAREAREAVAQAEQTNATVEILDQTASRIGEVVKMINAIAAQTNLLALNATIEAARAGEAGRGFAVVAGEVKSLAAQTATATEEISRQVEEIQGATGQAVAAIRSIGGAISGIDEKMTAIAAAVEEQRAATTEISRNFQQAAQGTREVTDTIGSVARLNQETGNAGTVLSESVKKMSADADRLRVAVEGFLGAVKSA, encoded by the coding sequence ATGTCTATTTTTAAGAAATCGGTAAGCACGCTGCTCCTGGTTCTGATGACGCTGCTGGCGGCCGGCGCGCTGACCAGCACGGCCATCCAGATGGTCGGGGCTTTCGGCCGCTATAGCGACAGTCTGGAGACCGCGCGGCTGGCGAATGCCGACAAGTCGATCTTCCATGGCGTGGTTGCCCTGCGCAGCAATCGCGGCGATGCCCAGAGCGCGCTGCTCGGCGAGGACGATGCGCGCGCCAAGCTCGGCGCCGCCGAGAAGGCCGAGCAGGCCGGTTTCGACGCGATCAGCGCCGCGCTCTCCACCGTCGAATTCGCTAGCCGCGACGAGCTCGCCGGCACGCTGAAGCAGCGCTGGAATGAAGCCGCGCCAAAATTCCAGTTGTTCTACGACGAGGCCAAGCTGCCGCGCGCCGAGCGCAAGCTGGAGCGCACCGCAGCCTGGTACGATGCGGTCACCAAGGTGATCGAGACCGCCAATCTCGCGTCCACCGCGGTGTCGAACCGCGCCTGGATGAACGATCCTTACATCGCCCGCATGATCCAGGCTCGCCGCCTCGCCTGGCAGGTGCGCGATCGCTACGGAATCCAGTGCTCGACCCTGCGGCCGAACGTCAACGCCAGCAAGCCGCTCGACGAGACCCAGAAGCAGACCGTGGCCGGATGGAACGGCGTCGTCACCGCCGGCTGGGCCGGCATGGAGGAGCTTCTGGCGACGCCTGACGTGGCGGCGGAGCTCGTCAACACGGTCAAGGAGGCGAGGGCCAAGACCGACGGCGCCCTCAAGCAGATCGGCGAGCTCACCAAGGGCTTCGACGGCAGCGGCCGCCCCGCGATGCCCGCCTCGGAATGGAACGCATTGTGCCAGTCCCCCTTCGCGTCCATCGTCGCGGTCGCGAACAAGGCGCTTGACCTGTCGATCGCGCGCGCGGAGGCGGTTCAGGCGAAAGCGCTGACCAATCTCATCGTGCAATCCTTCGCGTTCCTGCTCGCGCTGGCCGTGACCCTCGCCGGCGTGTTCGTGGTGCGCAACCGCCTGATGCGGCCGGTACGCGCCATCCTCGACGCCATCGCCCGCATCAGCGCGCGCGATTATGCGACGCCGGTGCCGCAATCGCGGCATCCCGACGAGTTCGGCACCATGGCGGCTGCGCTCGAAAGCCTGCGCGAGAGCGCGGCGACCGCGGAGCGGCTGGGTAAGGAACGCGAATCGCAGCAGGCGCTTCAGCTCGCCCGCTCCGGCACCGTCGATGCCGCCTGCCGCAGCTTCGACGATACGGTGCAGGCGGTGATCCAGAGCGTTGCGGCCTCGACGCGGGAGCTCGACGCCACCGCAAGCGGCGTGCGCTCGCTGGTCACGGAATCGAGCAGCCAGACCGCGGCGGTCTCCTCCGCCGCCGAGCAGGCCACCAACAATCTCGAGACCATCGCTGCCGCGACCGAGGAGCTCTCCGCATCCGTGGGCGAGATCTCCGCGCAGGTGCAGTCGAGCGCGCGCGAGGCCCGCGAGGCGGTAGCCCAGGCCGAGCAGACCAATGCGACGGTCGAGATCCTCGATCAGACGGCCAGCCGCATCGGCGAGGTCGTGAAGATGATCAACGCGATCGCGGCCCAGACCAATCTGCTGGCATTGAACGCCACCATCGAAGCCGCGCGCGCGGGCGAAGCCGGCCGCGGCTTCGCCGTGGTCGCGGGCGAGGTCAAGAGCCTCGCGGCGCAGACCGCGACGGCGACGGAAGAGATCTCGCGCCAGGTCGAGGAGATCCAGGGCGCCACCGGCCAGGCGGTCGCCGCGATCCGGTCGATCGGCGGCGCCATCAGCGGCATCGACGAGAAGATGACGGCGATTGCCGCCGCGGTCGAAGAGCAGCGCGCCGCGACGACGGAAATCTCGCGCAACTTCCAGCAGGCGGCCCAGGGCACCCGCGAGGTCACCGACACGATCGGCAGCGTCGCCAGGCTCAACCAGGAGACCGGCAACGCCGGCACGGTGCTGTCGGAGTCCGTCAAGAAGATGTCGGCGGATGCCGATCGTCTTCGTGTCGCGGTCGAGGGTTTCCTGGGCGCCGTGAAGAGCGCCTGA